A region of Candidatus Bathyarchaeia archaeon DNA encodes the following proteins:
- a CDS encoding TIM barrel protein, translating into MRINKSNLAKLESKYKGYLEGELLDKFFEDFDIKFSAGHWSAGDFLDRFATRGYFPEIDSRIEAQIERIAKAGIRGVELHDALFLDEKLKVSEEKVASAKEALKKFNVKVSNVNVNMFTDPRWKLGSVTHPNKEVREKALEILLQAADIAKEFGSPSLSFWPGQDGWDYNFESNYGLKFEWFMNACLKVAEYCKDLGLKFGVEAKLKEPKEGNMIIPTTHLSGWLAYKINEELGAKVMGVTIDYGHEMMYGVEPAFTVYTLYKMGVPIVGFHVNAAKYRSNDEDRIFGTGDVWCFVDYLYAAIDIGYDGWFGEDQFTYRADPTESMRLSKEIFGNLMKKALLIYAKKEDLERIRETGDQTKIIDLIKKIIFTE; encoded by the coding sequence TTGAGGATTAATAAATCTAATCTGGCTAAGCTTGAATCAAAATATAAGGGATATCTTGAGGGGGAATTACTCGATAAATTTTTTGAAGATTTTGACATAAAATTCTCGGCTGGACACTGGTCTGCTGGCGACTTTCTTGATAGATTCGCTACAAGAGGTTACTTCCCAGAAATAGATTCTAGGATTGAAGCCCAGATTGAGAGGATAGCTAAAGCTGGGATAAGGGGTGTGGAGCTCCATGATGCGCTGTTCCTAGATGAGAAGCTTAAGGTTTCTGAGGAAAAGGTTGCTAGCGCTAAAGAAGCCCTAAAGAAGTTTAATGTTAAGGTTTCAAATGTGAATGTTAACATGTTTACTGATCCTAGATGGAAGCTGGGAAGCGTAACGCATCCGAATAAAGAGGTTAGAGAGAAAGCCCTTGAAATTCTTCTACAGGCAGCTGACATAGCTAAAGAATTTGGGAGCCCAAGCCTAAGCTTCTGGCCTGGTCAGGATGGATGGGATTATAATTTTGAGTCTAACTATGGGCTTAAGTTTGAGTGGTTTATGAACGCCTGCCTTAAGGTTGCTGAGTACTGTAAGGATTTAGGGCTTAAGTTTGGTGTTGAAGCTAAACTTAAAGAGCCTAAGGAAGGCAATATGATAATTCCAACAACACACCTTTCAGGCTGGTTAGCCTATAAGATTAATGAGGAGTTAGGGGCTAAGGTTATGGGTGTAACTATAGACTATGGTCATGAAATGATGTATGGTGTAGAACCAGCTTTCACTGTTTACACGTTATATAAAATGGGTGTTCCAATAGTAGGGTTCCATGTGAATGCTGCGAAATATAGGAGTAATGATGAAGACAGGATCTTTGGAACTGGTGATGTATGGTGTTTTGTAGACTACCTCTACGCAGCTATAGACATAGGGTATGATGGATGGTTTGGCGAGGACCAGTTCACATATAGGGCAGATCCAACGGAATCTATGAGGCTTAGCAAAGAAATCTTCGGAAACCTCATGAAGAAAGCACTATTAATCTACGCTAAGAAGGAGGATCTAGAGAGGATCAGGGAAACAGGGGATCAGACAAAAATAATAGATCTAATAAAGAAAATAATATTCACTGAATGA